In the Terriglobia bacterium genome, CAAGCTGGTTCTCACGGTCAACCGGTTCAATCTCGGCCTTGATCAACTCCAGCAACTCGATAGCGCGCGGCTCGATGATCTCTCGCAGGCGCGCGTAGTTTACAATCCGGGCAGGACGGTCGCCCACGCCCGGAACTTCCAGGGCTGCGGATTCTCCCATTCCCGAGTTTTGCCTGCCCCACAGCCGCTTGATTTTCTCCGCCTCAGGCACCGGGGTCCTGAGGCCCACGGCAATGTCGTTCGTGAAGTGCTCGCCGCCAACCGGAATCGACGCCGTCAGCCGGACGCTGCCATGATGGTAGACGATCAGGTCCGAAGAACCCGCGCCCAGGTCAACCAGCGCGACTCCCAGTTCGCGGTCGTCAGTGGTCAGGCAGGTTTCAGCGCAGGCCAGCGGCTCAAAAACTGTCCCGCTGTCGGGAACTTCAATGCCCGCGCGGTTCACCGCAGTCACCACGTTTTGCCAGGCCAGCGTGGAAGCCGTCACCACATGGACATTGGCCTCCAGATGCGAACCCACCATTCCCAGCGGGTCCCGGATGCCGTCCTGGGAATCCAGCAGGAACTCCTGCGGCAAAACGTGCAGCAGCTCGCGGTCCGCCGGGATGGCAATGCCCTGCGCCGCGCGAATCACCTGGCGGATGTCTTCCCGTCCAACGCCATGCCCGCGATTGGCAATGGTGACTCCGCCGCGCGAATTGACGCCTCGAATGTGCGATCCGCCGACACCGACGTAGGCGATATCGACGGGGACACCTGCGGCCGATTCCGCCGCATCTACGGCTTTCTTGATCGACAGAACGGCCGCGTCCAGATTAACAATCAGGCCTTTGTGCCAGCCTTTGGACTCTGCTATCCCCAGGCCCGTCACCTCAAGTTTCCCGGTGTCAGTGGGGTAACAAACCATGGCACAGGTCTTGCTGCTTCCGAGATCAAGGCCAATCAATGCCTGTTCTTTGTGCGCCAAGCGTCTTTAGATTCCCTTCGAATTACTGGAAGCGTTACCCCCGGAATCCCGCCCCGCAGGGTTCACGACCACCTGATCTCGAAAACGCAAGTCAACAGAATCAATTCCTGCGTTCGTCCTGCGAAGCTGCGGGAGCACCGCCATCAGGTTCTTAAACCGCTCCAGAAAGCCGGCGTTTCCGAAATACACCAGAAGCGTCTGGCCGCCTTGAACCAGAAGCGCCTTGAGATTGCTTGCATCGCTTAAATCGACTTCAGAGATGGCCCATCCGAAACTCGACACCTTTCCGGAGGTTTCGCCCATGAAATGGCTGTAAAGGTCCAGTCGCTCGATGCGGTCGGCCGCATCCCCGCGGAAGTCCAGGCCTTTGACAATGGGAAAGTCAAAGCGGCCCTTTTCGGGGGCTTCCAGCAGCACCCCCTGCTGGTCAACCATCTTGATCTGGCCACCCACATTGACAAAAGCGACTGGGACGCGCTCAGCAACGTAGACCGCCAGGCCGTGAGGATAAGAACGAACTACCGTCGCAGAGCGCACCCATGGAATCGATTCGACCTGTTTTTCCCGGCGTGCCAGCGAACTTCTGAAAACATTACTCCTGCTGCCGGCGTCGGCCTGAATGTCCAGCGCCGCCAGGACCTCCTCCCTGGAGACATAGTGGTTGCCTCTAACCACTACGTCTGCGCCCGATCTCAACTGGAAGCGCGGGGAGTTCAGAAGATAGGTTCCAAGCAAATATCCACCAATCCCTACCGGCATAAGGACAAAGAGGATGACCCCGGACCACCACACCAGCCGGCGGATACCACGAGGGACCCTGGTTTGCCGCACCGCTACAGCGCGGGAGCGGCGCATGTAAGGCGCTTCGGAAGAAGGTTCCATTTTGCCGGACACCTCGTCGCGGTCCATCCCCAACAGGGTCAACCTTTTTATCACGGCCCATTTCCCAAAGCTCTGGGCCTGGTCGACCGATCACAGAATAAGGAGCAAATCCACTGGTCCCGCCATCTGCCGCGGAAAACAGGTCCTGGAAAATAACAGGGACGCTGCCGCGTCAGCCTGGTTCCTGATTGAGCATATTACCCACGGGCTTCAGCCTCTCGGAGACACTATGTCTTCACCGTGCCGGGATGCTCGACACCCTCGTTGACCGCCTTCGACAGCGCTTCTGCAATCCGCCACACAGTGCCGGCCCCGATCGTCAGCACCAGGTCGCCTGGGTGGAGGTCCGCAAGGATCTCACTGGTCACAGCAGATTCCGAGGCGACGTAACGAGCGCGCGTATAGCCAAGCTCGGACATTCTGTCCACCAGGCGCTGCGAAGTGATGCCGGGAATCGGCGCCTCGCTCGCAGGATAGATGTCCAGAAAGTAGACGCGATCACAGCCATCGAAGCAGCGGGCAAAATCGTCCATCAGGAATTTCGTTCGGGAAAACCGATGAGGCTGGAAGACCACCCGGATCCGGCGCGCCCCGCGCAGCCGGGCGGCCTCAAGCGTGGCGCTGATTTCTGTCGGATGATGGCCGTAGTCGTCAACAATCGTGATTCCATTTGCTTCCGCTTTGACCTGGAAGCGGCGGTCAGCCCCGTGAAAAGAATGCAACCCTGCCTGAATTTGTTTCGGATCAAGATCAAGCTCCCGCCCCACTGCAATGGCAGCAAGCGCATTCTGCACGTTGTGACGGCCGGGGATATTGACACTGAAGGGCCCGATCGACTGCCCGTCCACCGCAACCTCAAAGTTTGACCCGCCCGCCCTCAATTCCAGGTCGCGAGCCGTGACGTCAGCGCCCGACTGTATGCCATAAGTCACCACGCGCCTTCGCAACCGGGGCAGCACCGCCTGCATGGATGTGCGCCAGGGCGGGTCCACACACGCAATCACCGCTCCGTAAAAGGGGACCTTGTTCATGAAAGACACAAACGACTCCTGGATCTCTCCCAGGTCGCCGTAATGGTCCAGGTGCTCACGGTCGATGTTGGTGACGACGGCAATGGTCGGCAGCAGGTAGAGAAAGGAGCGGTCACTTTCATCAGCCTCCACCACCATCAACTCGCTTTTCCCCAGCCGTGCGCTGGAACCGAACACATCCAGCCTTCCGCCAATGACGGCCGTGGGATCCAATCCGTTCTCTGACAGCATCACGGCCACCATGGAAGTCACCGTGGTCTTTCCGTGCGAGCCGGCAACTGCCACACAAAACTTCAGGCGCATCAATTCCGCCAGCATCTCAGCGCGGGGAATCACGGGGACCTTCCGGTGGGCCGCCTCGATGATCTCGGGGTTCATCACCGGCACGGCGGACGAAACCACCACCACTTCAGCATCGCCAATATTCTCTGCAGCGTGCCGGTTCGATATGCGCGCTCCGAGTTGGGCCAGGCGGTCTGTTACAGGGCTCTGCTTAATGTCTGAGCCTGACACATCAAAGCCCAGATTGAGCAGCACTTCGGCAAGCCCGCTCATTCCAATGCCGCCAACGCCAACAAAGTGGATTTTTCGGACCTTTCCAAGCATCGCTAGCTCCCTGATTTCGTCCCGCCGGCCTGAGGTTTGCGGCACAGCTCTTCGATTAAATCTGCGATACGAGACGCTGCCTGGGGATTTGCCAGGGTCTTCGCCCGCTGTTCCATTCGGGCCAGCTTGCCCGGGTCGCCGAGCAAACTCATGACGCAATCCACCAGCCGGACGGGGTCCAGGTCTTTCTGCTCGATCACGCAGGCGGCTCCGGCATGTTCAAGGGCCATGGCGTTGTGCAACTGGTGCTGGTCTGTGGCGGAGGGGTAAGGAACCAAAATGGACGCCTTTCCGGCGGCAGCCAGTTCAGCCACTGTGGCCGCGCCGGCGCGGCAAACAACCAGGTCAGCCCGCGAAAAAGCTCCCGCAATATTATCAATAAAGGCACATACATAGGACCCCGCCCAATGATCGCCGTAAGCAGCCTCCACAGCATTATAATCTGCCTCGCCTGTCTGATGAATAAAACTGGGGGGCTCGGCTTTCGACCTGAATAAAGGCAGACTCTCCATCATGCACTGGTTCAACGCCCTGGCTCCCTGGCTTCCCCCCACAATCAGCACCGTGTAGGGAGGCTTGTGAAGCTTCGGCGCAACCCTATAAAACTCCTGGCGAACAGGATGCCCAGTCACCCGTCCTTTCGAACCGTAGGTGGCAAGAGACTGTTCAAAACCCACGGCAGCCAGCCGCACCACGGGCGCCAAAACCCGGTTTGTAAATCCTGGGACCACATTCGGCTCGTACAGAAGCGTTGGAATTCCAGCGAGCGCCGACTCCACCATCACCGGGCCGGAAACGTAACCGCCAATCCCTACCACCACGCCAGGCCGGAGCCGGTAGAGCAGCCTTGCAGTTTCAAAAGCGCTTCGCGGAAGCCTGGCCGCATTCAGAAGCCGCTTCCGCCCTGAAATACCCTTCAGGCCGGCGGCATAGACCTTTTCCAGCCGATAGCCTGCCCGAGGAATGATGTGCAATTCGAGTCCCCGGCCTGTCCCCAAAAACACGGTCTCGTAACATACGGGCCTGGGACCCGCAGACTCCGACCGCCGACGCAGTTCATCGGCCACCGCCAGCGCCGGGAAAATGTGACCGCCGGTCCCGCCCGCTGCCATGAGCACACGTATCTGGCGACGCGGCGCCGGCCTGGTTGCTGGTTCCCGTGGCTGCTCCTCATCGAGCATTAATTCACTCTGGGCGTGCATTCAAGGTCCTGTTCCTGAAAACCTGCTCTACTAGCTCGTGTTTTGCGATATGTTCAGAAGGATCCCGATGGCCAAAAGAGTCATTACCAACGACGATCCTCCGTAACTGATCAACGGCAGAGGAATTCCCTTGGTGGGAAGAAGCCCAACCACGACGCTGATGTTCACGAGCGCCTGGCCAACAACCATCACGGTGATTCCCACGGCCAGCAGTCGCCCAAAATCGTTTGAACAGCGCGCGGCCGCCCGCAACCCCCGCCACAAGATCACGCAGAATAACGCGATAACCAACACGGCCCCGATAAAGCCAAGCTCTTCGCTGATGACGGCGAAAATAAAGTCATTTTGCGGCTCCGGCAGGAAAAAGAGTTTCTCCTTGCCTTCCATCAGGCCCATGCCGGAAATTCCG is a window encoding:
- the ftsA gene encoding cell division protein FtsA: MAHKEQALIGLDLGSSKTCAMVCYPTDTGKLEVTGLGIAESKGWHKGLIVNLDAAVLSIKKAVDAAESAAGVPVDIAYVGVGGSHIRGVNSRGGVTIANRGHGVGREDIRQVIRAAQGIAIPADRELLHVLPQEFLLDSQDGIRDPLGMVGSHLEANVHVVTASTLAWQNVVTAVNRAGIEVPDSGTVFEPLACAETCLTTDDRELGVALVDLGAGSSDLIVYHHGSVRLTASIPVGGEHFTNDIAVGLRTPVPEAEKIKRLWGRQNSGMGESAALEVPGVGDRPARIVNYARLREIIEPRAIELLELIKAEIEPVDRENQLGAGVVLTGGGAKLGGFVSLAEGILELPVRVGHPMNMESSEEVLPDPSYATVVGLVSYGKRMRLLQDRQNKGLMGKLWGVLRGPGN
- a CDS encoding FtsQ-type POTRA domain-containing protein — protein: MIKRLTLLGMDRDEVSGKMEPSSEAPYMRRSRAVAVRQTRVPRGIRRLVWWSGVILFVLMPVGIGGYLLGTYLLNSPRFQLRSGADVVVRGNHYVSREEVLAALDIQADAGSRSNVFRSSLARREKQVESIPWVRSATVVRSYPHGLAVYVAERVPVAFVNVGGQIKMVDQQGVLLEAPEKGRFDFPIVKGLDFRGDAADRIERLDLYSHFMGETSGKVSSFGWAISEVDLSDASNLKALLVQGGQTLLVYFGNAGFLERFKNLMAVLPQLRRTNAGIDSVDLRFRDQVVVNPAGRDSGGNASSNSKGI
- the murC gene encoding UDP-N-acetylmuramate--L-alanine ligase; translated protein: MLGKVRKIHFVGVGGIGMSGLAEVLLNLGFDVSGSDIKQSPVTDRLAQLGARISNRHAAENIGDAEVVVVSSAVPVMNPEIIEAAHRKVPVIPRAEMLAELMRLKFCVAVAGSHGKTTVTSMVAVMLSENGLDPTAVIGGRLDVFGSSARLGKSELMVVEADESDRSFLYLLPTIAVVTNIDREHLDHYGDLGEIQESFVSFMNKVPFYGAVIACVDPPWRTSMQAVLPRLRRRVVTYGIQSGADVTARDLELRAGGSNFEVAVDGQSIGPFSVNIPGRHNVQNALAAIAVGRELDLDPKQIQAGLHSFHGADRRFQVKAEANGITIVDDYGHHPTEISATLEAARLRGARRIRVVFQPHRFSRTKFLMDDFARCFDGCDRVYFLDIYPASEAPIPGITSQRLVDRMSELGYTRARYVASESAVTSEILADLHPGDLVLTIGAGTVWRIAEALSKAVNEGVEHPGTVKT
- the murG gene encoding undecaprenyldiphospho-muramoylpentapeptide beta-N-acetylglucosaminyltransferase, producing MHAQSELMLDEEQPREPATRPAPRRQIRVLMAAGGTGGHIFPALAVADELRRRSESAGPRPVCYETVFLGTGRGLELHIIPRAGYRLEKVYAAGLKGISGRKRLLNAARLPRSAFETARLLYRLRPGVVVGIGGYVSGPVMVESALAGIPTLLYEPNVVPGFTNRVLAPVVRLAAVGFEQSLATYGSKGRVTGHPVRQEFYRVAPKLHKPPYTVLIVGGSQGARALNQCMMESLPLFRSKAEPPSFIHQTGEADYNAVEAAYGDHWAGSYVCAFIDNIAGAFSRADLVVCRAGAATVAELAAAGKASILVPYPSATDQHQLHNAMALEHAGAACVIEQKDLDPVRLVDCVMSLLGDPGKLARMEQRAKTLANPQAASRIADLIEELCRKPQAGGTKSGS